Part of the Candidatus Palauibacter polyketidifaciens genome, AGTTCATCCTCCATCCGCTGCAGGAGTGGACAGGGGGCGGTCTCGTGAACAATCCCCAGGCGATGGTGCGCTGGGCGAAGCTCCTGTACGAGGGCGAGGCGATCTCGGGGGACGACCTTCCGCAGTTGCTCGAAGTCGGGTTCCCGGCCGACAGCACCAGGCCGCACCTGGGGTACGGGCTCGCGGTATCCGTCGCCGAGAGCGAGCACGGGCTGACGTACGGCCACGGGGGCTTCTGGCCCGGATACAACTCGCTCCTCGCGTACTACCCGGACCACGGCGTGGCGGTCTCGATCCAGGTCAACTCCGACGAATCGCGGATGCGCGACCACATGCCGGAGCTGGCCGGCATCGTGCTGCAAGCGCTGGCGGCTGCCGGGGGCTGACGGCCACCGCGGGTCAGTCGGCGCGCGGGCCGGAGATCCGGGCCCCCGCGGCGAGGATGAGGATCGAGGTCAGGAGGAGGGCGGTCGCCGCCGGTAAGCCGGCCCGTGTCGCGCTCTCCTCCAGGACGGCCGGCTCGAAGGCGGGCACGCCGTCCCAGTCGACGGCATCGATCGGCACTGCGTCGAAGAAGACCGGGTAGAAGTAGGTTTTCAGCCGCTCGTGGTGTCGGCGGACGGCGTCCTGGTAGGCGAGTTGGGCGGACAGATCGGTGGCGGCGAGGCGGTCGAGGGCGAGCTGGGCCGCGAGCGGGGGCACGAACAGAGACCACCGCCGGGCCCACTCTTCCCGCTCCCTCAGCACGTCCCGGTACGCGCGGGATGCGTCGCGCGCGGCCTGGTCGCCCCGGTGGTTCATCGCGTAGTACCAGGCCCACGTGAAAACGTCCTCCGGGACTGTCCGGTCGCTCCACTCCGGGTAATCCTCGAAGAAGTCCTGCATCGTCTCGTCCTTCGTCAGGTCCCAGGCCTCGTGATATCCCTGCCGCTGGCGCACAGTGAGCTCCAGCGCCTCCGGGACGGGGTGGAGGATCGCGTTCGCGAGGCTGAGCGCCGCGGGAGCCAGCAGGGTGAGCGCGACCCACGTCCCCACCAGGATCATGGCGTTCGCGGTGGAGGACCGGCGCCGGGACGCGACGCCGAGGCAGAGTGCGAACCAGAAGAGGGTGTGCAGCGCGATGAGCGCCATCGCCCAACCGGCCCGGCCGTCGAAACTGAAGCCCGCCAGCGACGCCGCGACCGCTACCGGCACCGCGACCACCGCGCCGACGAGGCAGGCGCGCGACGCGACCTTCAAGGCGAGGAGCCGCCGCGGGCGGGCGAAGAGCCGGACGAGGTTCCAGGTGCCCCCCTCCCGCTCGCTGGAGACGAGATCGTAGGTGAGGGCGATGATGAACAGGGGGAGGAGCGCGATGAGCAGGAAGGCGAGGTCGAGATCGCCGGCCGCCGCGAGGCGCGGGTTCACCGTCTCGTGCTCGTAGAGTTGTCCCTCGAGCGCCAGGAGCCGGATTCGCAGGCTG contains:
- a CDS encoding DUF3526 domain-containing protein — its product is MRAWLRLLRLELLRLARSRGVAIAVFLLLAIGFYAAWRGGRNIEAAESSAVAAETAYRDQLAYLLSSYPPATEAGEMLYYLAFPAPQPSLPLAALARGRTEVEAASLRIRLLALEGQLYEHETVNPRLAAAGDLDLAFLLIALLPLFIIALTYDLVSSEREGGTWNLVRLFARPRRLLALKVASRACLVGAVVAVPVAVAASLAGFSFDGRAGWAMALIALHTLFWFALCLGVASRRRSSTANAMILVGTWVALTLLAPAALSLANAILHPVPEALELTVRQRQGYHEAWDLTKDETMQDFFEDYPEWSDRTVPEDVFTWAWYYAMNHRGDQAARDASRAYRDVLREREEWARRWSLFVPPLAAQLALDRLAATDLSAQLAYQDAVRRHHERLKTYFYPVFFDAVPIDAVDWDGVPAFEPAVLEESATRAGLPAATALLLTSILILAAGARISGPRAD